Proteins encoded within one genomic window of Aphelocoma coerulescens isolate FSJ_1873_10779 chromosome 9, UR_Acoe_1.0, whole genome shotgun sequence:
- the PCCB gene encoding LOW QUALITY PROTEIN: propionyl-CoA carboxylase beta chain, mitochondrial (The sequence of the model RefSeq protein was modified relative to this genomic sequence to represent the inferred CDS: deleted 1 base in 1 codon), which yields MSNPAAQRWAQAAACAGPELAAALPGPPGAVCPAPPCRSRDTRAAERSGAGPGRAGAQAPLPQRGDMAAVRVLRRVAGLCRGRAASGARPPPVPQRIEEKRRAALLGGGQARIDAQHKRGKLTARERILLLLDPDSFDEYDMFVEHRCTDFGMDSSKNKYPGDSVVTGRGRINGRLAYVFSQDFTVFGGSLSGAHAQKICKIMDQAAMVGAPVIGLNDSGGARIQEGVESLAGYADIFLRNVLCSGVIPQISLIMGPCAGGAVYSPALTDFTFMVKDTSYLFITGPDVVKSVTNEDVTQEQLGGAKTHTAVSGVAHRAFENDIDALLNLREFFNYLPLSNRDPAPVCECHDPSDRPVPELDTIVPSESTKAYDMLDIIHSIVDEREFFEIMPTYARNIVVGFARMNGRTVGIVGNQPKVASGCLDINSSVKGARFVRFCDAFNIPLITFVDVPGFLPGTAQEYGGIIRHGAKLLFAFAEATVPKITVITRKAYGGAYDVMSSKHLRGDVNYAWPTAEVAVMGAKGAVQIIFRGKEADAEEEYVVKFANPFPAAMRGFVDDIIQPSTTRTRICQDLDVLASKSQSSPWKKHANIPL from the exons ATGAGCAACCCGGCCGCGCAGCGCTGGGCTCAGGCAGCGGCCTGCGCGGGCCCGGAGCTGGCAGCGGCCCTGCCCGGGCCTCCCGGAGCCGTGTGCCCGGCACCGCCCTGCCGTAGTCGGGACACccgggcggcggagcggagcggggccgggccggggcgggcc ggcgcgCAGGCGCCGCTGCCGCAGCGCGGGGACATGGCGGCCGTGCGGGTGCTGCGGCGGGTGgcggggctgtgccggggccgcgccgcctCGGGGGCCCgcccgccccccgtgccccagCGCATCGAGGAGAAGCGCCGCGCCGCGCTGCTCGGCGGCGGCCAGGCCCGCATCGACGCCCAGCACAAGCGG GGAAAGCTGACAGCAAGGGAACGAATTCTGCTGCTGTTGGACCCTGACAGTTTTGATGAATATGACATGTTTGTGGAACACAGATGTACTGACTTTGGGATGGACTCTAGTAAGAATAAG TATCCTGGTGACAGTGTGGTGACTGGTCGTGGACGGATTAATGGGAGACTAGCTTATGTTTTCAGTCAG GATTTTACTGTATTTGGAGGCAGTTTATCTGGAGCTCATGCCCAGAAGATCTGCAAG ATCATGGATCAAGCTGCCATGGTTGGAGCACCCGTGATTGGGCTGAATGACTCCGGAGGAGCCCGAATCCAGGAGGGAGTGGAGTCCTTGGCAGGCTATGCAGACATATTTTTG AGAAATGTTTTGTGTTCTGGGGTCattccccaaatctccctcaTCATGGGTCCTTGTGCTGGTGGAGCCGTGTATTCTCCTGCCTTAACTGATTTCACATTCATGGTGAAG gACACATCCTACCTATTCATCACCGGGCCTGATGTGGTGAAGTCTGTCACCAATGAAGATGTCACCCAGGAGCAGCTCGGGGGTGCAAAGacacacactgcagtgtctg GAGTTGCACACAGAGCCTTTGAGAATGACATCGATGCTCTGCTGAACCTCCGAGAGTTCTTTAATTATTTACCCCTGAGCAACCGGGATCCAGCTCCAGTCTGCGAGTGCCATGATCCCAG TGACCGTCCGGTTCCAGAGCTGGACACCATTGTCCCAAGCGAGTCAACCAAAGCCTATGATATGCTGGATATCATACACTCC ATTGTGGATGAGAGAGAGTTCTTCGAGATCATGCCAACCTATGCCAGGAACATTGTGGTTGGATTTGCCAGGATGAACGGACGAACTGTTGGGATCGTGGGCAACCAGCCCAAAGTAGCCTCAG GGTGCTTAGACATAAATTCTTCTGTGAAAGGAGCCCGCTTTGTTCGGTTCTGTGATGCCTTCAACATCCCCCTGATCACGTTTGTGGACGTCCCTGGGTTTCTGCCAG GCACAGCTCAGGAGTACGGGGGGATTATTCGTCATGGTGCcaagctgctgtttgcctttgCAGAGGCCACTGTGCCTAAGATCACTGTCATCACCAGAAAG GCCTATGGGGGTGCCTACGACGTGATGAGCTCCAAGCACTTACGAGGAGACGTGAATTACGCCTGGCCCACAGCCGAGGTGGCCGTGATGGGAGCCAAG GGTGCTGTCCAGATCATCTtcagaggaaaggaggcagatGCAGAGGAGGAGTACGTGGTTAAGTttgcaaaccccttccctgctgccatgAGAG GGTTTGTTGATGACATCATCCAGCCTTCGACCACCCGCACACGCATCTGCCAGGACCTCGACGTGCTGGCCAGTAAATCCCAGTCCAGTCCTTGGAAGAAACATGCCAACATCCCACTGTGA